In Saccopteryx bilineata isolate mSacBil1 chromosome X, mSacBil1_pri_phased_curated, whole genome shotgun sequence, the genomic window TTTATTCAAAGTAAAATGTCTACTTAAGCTTTTTCTTATAGCCAAATTTTGTATGaagtaaaatgaaagaggagataccCTGGAGgacaaaaatggaaaattaaatttgTGGAATTTTTATCCTCAAAGAAACTGGGTTAACCTGAAAGAGACATTTATAAACCAGAGGACAAGAAGTTACTTCTggcaaattaacttttttttttttatcatcagtACAAATAATGCTCATGAAGTTTAGTTCAGAtatgaattaaataatttaatattttgccTATCTGAATTCTGATATGTTCCATCTAGTCCTCTCTGGATTTTggttatgtttttattatatagcaaCTTTCTAAGAAATGTATTCACATCTTACTCAGATCTGCCTCTGTACATGTTTtagtaaattttcatttttttaattatagaacaGTTAGTAATTTTGTAATATGATTCCCTTTACAAGTaatcttaaatgttttcttaaatcaCAACTAGTTCTCTATGTTCCACtctattattattaactttttgaTATTTGCTTTGCAACTCGTTtgagtcattttgaaatattctttatatttctcaGCTGAGAGTCCCAAACTTGTCAATATTCAAGTAAAATGTAACttctttagagaaaataaaaattcaaatctctaaaatttatctcattttaaatattgtgtctgaacaaccaaagtgacacaaccaggagttgatgcttctcacctctctcctctttctccctctctctctttctctctctctctctcaaaaaatacaattgtttctaaaataaaacaggagTAAACTTACCAGAGGAGCATATCTTGGTTTTGGAGGTGGTTGATGAACCATGCATGAACAGAGATATTTGGTCTTAGGCTCCCAAGAAGATAGTGGTGAACTTTCTCTTGAAGAAGGAATTCTACCTGCAtctaattttgtttcttcatctttGAATGTGgtcttttttaatggcattttagAACGTTTTTTTTGTTCCagtgatttcttctttaaatttgtaGATGATGTCTTTGATTCAATTCTTTTTGGTCGAGCCCCAGATTTATGCACTGACCCTTCAGATTCAACATCTGTACTTTCGATCCTTTTAAGCTTTTTTATGTCTTTCCTTGAGGACACACCTGGTTCAGAATCAGTAGTAGACTCTAGGTTCTTTGAATCCTGCCTCTTGGCATCTTTCTTTGAATCTCTCTTaaccttctttgaatatttcctacTCTTTTTTGAGACCCAATCAGATTTAGTTTCACTAGACTCTTCAGACTTCATTTTGCTACCTTTCTTTGACTCTTTCTTATCATCTTTTGAAATCAATTCAGATTTAGGAACAACATCCTTTTTCTTacctttctttgaatatttcttatcaAGCTTTGAgtctttcttactcttttttgatTCAGATTCAGACTCAGATTCTGTATCAGTAGActttgtgttcttattttcatcctttttcttgtgaaagtactttgaatgtttgttagcCTTCTTTAAACCTCTCTTTGTATCCTTTGAATCTGTAGATTCTATATCAGTAGAATCTGtgtctttattttcattctttttcttgtcaAATTCCTTTGAATCTTTCTTTAAGTCCTCTGAGTCTTCATATTCTTCATCAGTAGACTCTGCgtccttctttccatccttctTCTTGTTGTATTTCTTTGTACCTTTATTATCTTTCTTTGCATATTCAGAATCTGAAGTTTCAACATCAGAGCTTtgctttgctttcatttttgaagGCTTCTGTGAATTATTCCGTGAGTCATTTTTTAACCACACACTATATTCCATGGTTTCAGCCTCAGACTCCtctaaatatatcaataaatctATATTTGAACTATTTTTTGAGCAAGCCTCAGATTTGGCTTCAAACGTGTTCTTTAAGATCTTAGAATCCTTTTTTGTACATATGGATTCAATATCTGcctcctcaaaaattttaaagtctttctTACTTTTGTTTGGATCCTTCATTAAGACTACCTTTGAATCTTTGgattctgtgtttgtttctgattTGTACTTTGACTTCTTAAATAGTTCAATTTCATATGATGATTTTGATGGACGTTTATGTGCTTTATCCCCTCCTttaggttttttattattttcttttttcttggattTTGAAGTTGTTTTGGGTGTGCCAgtatttttcttgaaatatttattaaaagttgTTCCTTTATTGTCATCTCCTGAATTTTTAGATCCTACCTTTTCAGGATGCATTTTATGGTAACAAGGATGTCTAAATAGAGCCTGTCTCTTGACAATGAAGTAATTAAGTGgcttttggaatttttttcttaaaaattgtctTATCCATACATGACCTGGCTCATTGGCTTCCTCTAATTTTCTTTCATCACACCTCTAAAAAGATtggttgaaataataataaatttttttgaaaaggtaatatacagatgatgcataataaaattagacatttggaacctatataatttttataaattaatgttgctttgataaatttaattttaaaaattttataaaatcaaaaataaattttgaatgagTTACACTTTTAAATATTGAAACATGAAAATAGTCTAGCTTCTTAATAACAACCCATTTAAAacgaatttttgttttattttttaatgtcctatgtttgcttatatatttatgtgGGATAACTGtactttggaaataaaattacttttgaagAAATCTTTGAATTTTCTCAATGATTCATATTGAGAGGGAAGCAGCCCCACAATGATTCATAGTATTTTAGGACCTGTGTTTACAATTGATAGTGGGTATCTTTTGCACCCCAAAATGGGAGAGGTCTTTTCGAACATTTTGTGCAGTCTTCACCTCCAAGTTATTTCAGAAATATACCCATCAAGTTTGTTATCACAATCTTGTGATAGCTATAGGTTCTGGCCTAGCCTCATTTCTACAACTGATTTCAAGATCTCTGATCAAATTAAAAGCCTGCGAAAATTTCTGTGAAGTACTGTCAAAAAAAGGACATGAAATGAAACAAGTATTTGAATCACATTAATTTGTGGAATggaagtttaattttctaaaactccCACCCAAACATTTGTCAAACATGAATGTTGTAGTGGCCACATtggttaattttacattttatattttttcactgaTTCAGTAGACACATCAGTAGTCAAGGAAAGTTATATGAAATTAAAGGAAGACCATGAAAAGAAGCATGTACTTGGAACTCTACAGATATAATAAATGGTCCTTGCTTAAATGCATTGACTGTAACTCTATTTTGGGAGatgcttttaaaacatattttaatatcaacATGTGTTGATATCTGAGTGCTAGTCTTTCTCTTTGCTAGTTGATAACTCCACTtcataaaaatggtaaaaaaaaaaagaacttgaatttCCCAGTATCTAATATTCTTAGCAcaagattaagaaaaataaagagtctATGGAAACTCATCAAGATCAGCTattgtgaaataagccagacagttTCAAATTGTATATTGTTGCTGCTGATAAAGATTTCCTAAGAGATCCCACAATTTGCAGTATTAGGTTCTCGAACTTCCCTATTCTGTTAGCTATGTAATGCCTTTGAAATGGAGaaccacatataaataaaagtttaatctGAAACAGGTGAAAACAACCTGATTTAGGgtaattatgaattttaaaatatctgcttCCAATAGgtggtaaaattaaaattacatatatctatctatatttatataatacataatcttaaacatttagttttaaaaagaccTTTTCACTACTTACAGGAATAGTGATTTGTAAATCTGAaggttttgatctcatttttctATCTGACAGAAGTGGTTTGGTAAATATCAAAGTGAAGTATTCATGATTCCACAATCTTCTGCTTGATTTTATGACTAACATAGGAGAAGACAATAAATGTTTGCAATTAGTAGAGAGACTTTCATAAGCACTGAGATATTCATGAATAAGAGATACATTGTTTAAATTAAACTGTTATAACTTAAAATATCTCATCGCCCACTACAGTTTGTAGTTTATTAGCATTTAAATAAGAGATTTTAATGAGTTTTCCATGAAATCATATCTCTCCACTTAGTAATAATCatgtttaaaaatgacatttgtaaactttaaaattatttaaatttgttagagtgacaatggttaataagtTTATgaaggtttcaaatgtacaattttaaGATACATGATTTATATATTACACTGTGTGCacaccacctaaagtcaaatgTTCTTTCATCATCATATAAAATTTCATTCTGAGGATTAACCTTATTTATGTAGATAGATATTTAAGTTATGATAGttaaaaaatatagtcaatagtagAAGTGAAAAGTAGTGAAACATGCACTGCTTCTTTTCAAACATATCTATATTCTCTTCTATAGTCTTCTTTCACTTATGTACTTTTGGTTAGATTTCAGACAACATGGCTTTTTGTATAGTCCCCACAATAACTATGACAATGCTTAGCATGAAGCAAGTAGTAAATATCTCAATTGATTaagtttaagttttttttttttacagagacagagagagagtcagagagaggaatagatagggacagacagacaggaatggagagagatgagaagcatcaatcattagtttttccttgtgacaccttagttgttcattgattgctttctcatatgtgccttgaccgtggggctacagcagactgagtaacccctttctcaaaccagcacccttgggtccaagctggtgagcttagctcaaaccagatgagcccgcgctcaagctggcgacctcggggtctcaaacctgggttctccgcatcccagttcgatgctctattcactttgccatcacctggtcaggctagtctaaatttttatttgagtaCTACTGTGGCCCAAATAACATTCCAAGACACAAAAATTAAGGCAACAGATTCAAGATGGTAATGAAGTAGGTGGAAGATTGTTTCACTTTTTCCCAGGataaaactgga contains:
- the CYLC1 gene encoding cylicin-1, whose translation is MHPEKVGSKNSGDDNKGTTFNKYFKKNTGTPKTTSKSKKKENNKKPKGGDKAHKRPSKSSYEIELFKKSKYKSETNTESKDSKVVLMKDPNKSKKDFKIFEEADIESICTKKDSKILKNTFEAKSEACSKNSSNIDLLIYLEESEAETMEYSVWLKNDSRNNSQKPSKMKAKQSSDVETSDSEYAKKDNKGTKKYNKKKDGKKDAESTDEEYEDSEDLKKDSKEFDKKKNENKDTDSTDIESTDSKDTKRGLKKANKHSKYFHKKKDENKNTKSTDTESESESESKKSKKDSKLDKKYSKKGKKKDVVPKSELISKDDKKESKKGSKMKSEESSETKSDWVSKKSRKYSKKVKRDSKKDAKRQDSKNLESTTDSEPGVSSRKDIKKLKRIESTDVESEGSVHKSGARPKRIESKTSSTNLKKKSLEQKKRSKMPLKKTTFKDEETKLDAGRIPSSRESSPLSSWEPKTKYLCSCMVHQPPPKPRYAPLGISSFILLHTKFGYKKKLK